Proteins found in one Haloferax litoreum genomic segment:
- a CDS encoding histidine phosphatase family protein, which translates to MQAPSTTVVSFVRHAHSPYVPNAERSRGLSTRGRRDAAAVTAHLADVADVVVTSPFERARATVEGVADAADVPLVVDEDLRERELAGEHVEDFESAVEYLWGNPAASHPGGESHAEAQARGVAAVERLVEAYPNRHVVVGTHGTLMALVFNAYDPRYGYEFWNTLSMPDVYEATFFGGELAGIVRTWVPPSETAAGAGSD; encoded by the coding sequence ATGCAGGCCCCCTCGACGACTGTGGTCTCGTTCGTCCGACACGCCCACTCGCCGTACGTCCCCAACGCCGAGCGGAGTCGCGGGCTTTCGACCCGGGGACGCCGCGATGCTGCTGCCGTCACGGCCCACCTCGCGGACGTTGCGGACGTCGTCGTCACGAGTCCGTTCGAGCGCGCTCGCGCCACCGTCGAAGGAGTTGCCGACGCCGCTGACGTTCCACTCGTCGTGGACGAAGACCTCAGAGAGCGTGAACTCGCCGGCGAACACGTCGAGGACTTCGAATCGGCCGTCGAATACCTCTGGGGGAACCCGGCGGCGTCGCACCCCGGCGGCGAGTCACACGCCGAGGCACAGGCACGCGGTGTCGCCGCCGTCGAGCGACTCGTCGAAGCGTACCCGAACCGCCACGTCGTCGTCGGCACCCACGGGACGCTCATGGCACTCGTGTTCAACGCGTACGACCCGCGCTACGGCTACGAGTTCTGGAACACGCTCTCGATGCCCGACGTGTACGAAGCGACGTTCTTCGGCGGCGAACTCGCTGGAATCGTGCGGACGTGGGTACCACCGAGCGAGACGGCGGCAGGTGCCGGAAGCGACTGA
- a CDS encoding mechanosensitive ion channel domain-containing protein, with protein sequence MLQSVTGFVFDILESTLVEFGNAIRDAAPKVLAGIVFVGLAYVGIRVILYLLRGALDGLYPEEQDLIVDLGVAIAGVFLWFGAALALLNIVGMEEIAASLGTATGFIALGVSYALSNMIADTVAGVYLLRDPDFNPGDRVKADPVTGTVSAIELRKTRFESDEGDTVVVANRDVEKKWTKYDGESSPADTA encoded by the coding sequence ATGCTCCAATCGGTGACCGGGTTCGTCTTCGATATCCTCGAAAGCACACTCGTCGAGTTCGGCAACGCGATTCGCGACGCGGCACCGAAGGTTCTCGCTGGTATCGTCTTCGTCGGTCTCGCGTACGTCGGCATCAGAGTCATCCTGTACCTCCTTCGTGGCGCACTGGACGGCCTCTATCCTGAAGAGCAAGACCTCATCGTGGACCTCGGCGTCGCCATCGCTGGCGTCTTCCTCTGGTTCGGAGCGGCGTTGGCGCTTTTGAACATCGTCGGCATGGAAGAGATTGCGGCGAGTCTCGGGACGGCGACTGGGTTCATCGCGCTGGGCGTCTCGTACGCGCTGTCGAACATGATTGCCGACACCGTCGCCGGCGTCTACCTCCTTCGAGACCCCGATTTCAATCCCGGTGACCGTGTGAAGGCAGACCCGGTGACAGGGACCGTCTCGGCCATCGAACTCCGAAAGACACGGTTCGAGAGCGACGAGGGAGACACCGTCGTGGTCGCCAACCGCGACGTAGAGAAGAAGTGGACGAAGTACGACGGAGAGTCGTCACCAGCAGACACGGCGTAA
- a CDS encoding 50S ribosomal protein L31e, producing the protein MSANDFEERVVTVPLRDVKAVPSYERAGRAMKLIREHLAKHFKVDADDVRLDTQINETIWASGRQDPPSKFRVRAARFDEDGESVVEAEPAE; encoded by the coding sequence ATGAGCGCAAACGACTTCGAGGAGCGCGTCGTCACCGTCCCGCTCCGCGACGTGAAGGCAGTCCCGTCCTACGAGCGTGCAGGCCGCGCGATGAAGCTCATCCGCGAGCACCTCGCGAAGCACTTCAAGGTCGACGCCGACGACGTGCGTCTCGACACCCAGATCAACGAGACCATCTGGGCAAGCGGTCGTCAGGACCCACCGAGCAAGTTCCGCGTCCGCGCCGCACGCTTCGACGAGGACGGCGAGTCGGTCGTCGAAGCCGAACCGGCCGAGTAA
- the thpR gene encoding RNA 2',3'-cyclic phosphodiesterase, which translates to MRLFLAIDLPSSLSEGVAAVQALFEDAGGLRFTDPEQAHVTLKFLGETPPDRVSVVEDAVESAIDAAGVEQFDASVGGLGVFPSLDYIRVVWTGIDDGAVEMTRLHDAFERKTTTIGFDPENHDFSPHVTLARMNDARGKALVRRVVEHEDPNIGSFRVREVRLKKSELGPDGPEYETVSRFSL; encoded by the coding sequence ATGCGCCTCTTCCTCGCCATCGACCTGCCGTCGTCGCTCTCGGAGGGTGTCGCGGCGGTGCAGGCGCTCTTCGAAGACGCGGGTGGACTCAGATTCACCGACCCGGAACAGGCCCACGTCACGCTGAAGTTCCTCGGCGAGACGCCTCCAGACCGTGTTTCTGTAGTCGAAGATGCGGTCGAATCGGCCATCGACGCCGCGGGTGTCGAGCAGTTCGACGCCTCAGTCGGCGGATTGGGTGTCTTCCCCTCACTGGACTACATTCGCGTCGTCTGGACTGGTATCGACGACGGGGCCGTGGAGATGACGCGCCTCCACGACGCATTCGAACGCAAGACGACGACCATCGGATTCGACCCCGAGAACCACGACTTTTCCCCGCACGTCACGCTCGCCCGCATGAACGACGCCCGCGGAAAGGCCCTCGTTAGGCGCGTGGTCGAACACGAAGACCCGAACATTGGGTCGTTTCGCGTGCGCGAGGTGCGATTGAAGAAGAGCGAACTCGGCCCCGACGGCCCCGAGTACGAGACGGTGTCTCGATTCTCGCTGTAG
- the sufU gene encoding Fe-S cluster assembly sulfur transfer protein SufU: protein MGIGSDMYRQQILDHYKNPRNHGRLESPTFTHTGENPSCGDTITMDVQLADDGETIERVAFSGDGCAISQASASMLTQRLPGTTLSELDAMDTDDITEMLGVDISPMRIKCAVLARQVAQDGAKIHDGEIEIEKTKTEDDA from the coding sequence ATGGGCATTGGCTCAGACATGTATCGTCAGCAGATTTTGGACCACTACAAGAACCCCCGCAACCACGGTCGGCTGGAGTCGCCGACGTTCACCCACACGGGGGAGAACCCCTCCTGCGGCGATACGATTACGATGGACGTGCAGCTCGCCGACGACGGCGAGACGATAGAGCGCGTCGCGTTCTCCGGCGATGGCTGTGCCATCAGTCAGGCGTCCGCGAGCATGCTCACGCAACGACTCCCGGGCACCACGCTCTCGGAACTCGACGCGATGGACACCGACGACATCACCGAGATGCTCGGTGTAGACATCTCACCGATGCGAATCAAGTGTGCCGTCCTCGCGCGACAGGTCGCACAGGATGGCGCGAAGATTCACGACGGCGAGATAGAAATCGAGAAGACGAAGACCGAAGACGACGCGTAG
- a CDS encoding tetratricopeptide repeat protein, with translation MTDDGKRPHRFSEGQGFDEDYSDFSLDPPELSVDPTKVDPVDSRVLTDILDKRNIDPEDVDVEKLLDVGLSYMQINRFEEATEAFERTARFAGEESPIAQEAWVNKGAAHAQLEEWDEAVGAYQEALRVDDDSEHAATAHTNLAYALWESGQTADALDHAERAVELDPRFPQAWYNRGFFLHERGLNEDAVNAFDNAIRLGMRTPAVHEEKARALEELGREEEAEQAQQQADDIREQAEAELVEDY, from the coding sequence ATGACCGACGACGGCAAGCGACCCCACCGTTTCTCCGAAGGGCAGGGGTTCGACGAGGACTACTCCGATTTCTCGCTCGACCCGCCCGAACTCTCGGTGGACCCGACGAAGGTCGACCCGGTCGACTCGCGCGTCCTGACCGACATCCTCGACAAACGAAACATCGACCCGGAAGACGTCGACGTGGAGAAACTGCTCGACGTCGGCCTCTCGTACATGCAAATCAACCGGTTCGAGGAGGCAACCGAGGCGTTCGAGCGGACTGCACGCTTCGCAGGTGAGGAGTCCCCCATCGCACAGGAGGCGTGGGTGAACAAGGGCGCTGCGCACGCCCAACTCGAAGAGTGGGACGAGGCAGTCGGTGCCTATCAGGAAGCACTCCGCGTCGACGACGACAGCGAACACGCCGCGACGGCACACACCAACCTCGCGTACGCGCTGTGGGAGTCGGGCCAGACCGCCGACGCCCTCGACCACGCTGAGCGTGCCGTCGAACTCGACCCGCGCTTCCCGCAGGCGTGGTACAACCGTGGCTTCTTCCTCCACGAACGTGGCCTGAACGAAGACGCTGTCAACGCCTTCGACAACGCCATCCGCCTCGGCATGCGGACGCCCGCCGTCCACGAGGAGAAGGCGCGCGCCCTCGAAGAACTCGGTCGCGAAGAAGAAGCAGAACAGGCCCAACAACAGGCTGACGACATTCGCGAGCAGGCCGAAGCGGAACTCGTCGAGGACTACTGA
- a CDS encoding 50S ribosomal protein L39e produces the protein MGKKSKAKKKRLAKLERQNSRVPAWVMLKTDMEVTRNPKRRNWRRSNTDE, from the coding sequence ATGGGTAAGAAGTCGAAGGCTAAGAAGAAGCGTCTGGCGAAGCTCGAACGTCAGAACAGTCGTGTCCCAGCGTGGGTCATGCTCAAGACCGACATGGAAGTCACGCGAAACCCCAAGCGTCGCAACTGGCGGCGAAGCAACACGGACGAGTAA
- a CDS encoding G8 domain-containing protein: MSDDPPFDSTDRALLTTRRAFLAGLSVGAAGTAGALAGVPDMPGLGGESDHSDAHHVRTLVAEDDATNRATGGLWRVSDTWEGSAPGDGARVHIPADVTVTLDHEATSRLRTVRVDGTLRVDPTTTTRLQLGTLAVTETGTLELGTPENPVQRDAGARITFLDEGPLDESADPERIGRGLLTLAGATVRIVGEPVTPWLHLERPPHAGETELLVTDSPTGWEAGETLVVAGMHPDRDEDEVVTIAGVDESRIRLESPLEFDHDPPRESLSGVVAAMDRAVTLESESTRTKRRGHVMFMSDDVHVSHAAFSALGRTDKSRPFTDPTNGVPPEDADPNPQARYACHFHRTGTGTENPPRVVEGCVVDGSPGWGYVNHASYVRFEDNVSFRVFGAGFVAETGAERGTFRRNLALRSHGSGSVPDGRQFKAESPGNIDDFGHGGYGFWFQGPTVAVEDNVAAGHRHYGFVYWNRAKPDAEVPPDALGSLVGTVPNVPVEALDGQPELARSDRVEDGMVPSSFVRLASFARNTVFASGGGLDISRHMFTFAHDRVEAYSVVEDFTAFNIGSHVSQWDRLRPPNGRGAQGGENGISIRYSANVVVRNPTLVSGTGGRRGVGINRNHAPANVHVENPDIEGWFVGIRAPPRGSAPIRGGRLDNHVDVHVIGGTTDRRWSKKQQVDVENVDFVDGGRADMFLSAELDDHLYGLFTPEGHVRRDGDKVYFAEQAPEFVPFPTKADVQAADPGDDPFADLSDVSPKALVGKSNAELFDAFGLAVEGAVRPPDAVSLAGVENGFVVDGDDESTAPSLGPLEHVHSADGSMYELGRLRSDEPLYVYDDATFLTVPGRYAGLPYVRPEHDDGDSSRQSHLTLTLSSPATVYVAVDTDSSPGWLSGWNDTGDTIGTSDGTRRVYEQTFDSGTVRLGGNPDSHRMYTVFVREQ, from the coding sequence ATGAGCGACGACCCTCCCTTCGACTCGACTGACCGTGCACTCCTCACGACTCGACGCGCGTTTCTCGCCGGACTCAGTGTCGGCGCTGCCGGGACAGCAGGTGCGCTCGCTGGCGTGCCAGACATGCCCGGACTCGGGGGCGAAAGCGACCACTCCGACGCCCACCACGTCCGCACACTCGTCGCCGAGGACGACGCGACGAACCGGGCGACAGGGGGTCTGTGGCGCGTCTCTGATACGTGGGAAGGGTCAGCCCCCGGTGACGGTGCTCGCGTTCACATCCCGGCGGACGTGACGGTGACACTCGACCACGAGGCGACGTCCCGACTTCGGACAGTCCGCGTCGACGGGACGCTTCGCGTCGACCCGACGACGACGACGCGACTCCAACTCGGGACGCTCGCGGTCACAGAGACGGGGACGCTCGAACTCGGGACGCCCGAGAACCCAGTCCAGCGAGACGCCGGTGCGCGAATCACCTTCCTCGACGAGGGACCACTCGACGAGTCGGCAGACCCCGAACGCATCGGCCGTGGGTTGCTCACGCTCGCCGGCGCGACGGTTCGCATCGTGGGTGAGCCCGTAACCCCGTGGCTTCACCTCGAACGCCCGCCTCACGCGGGAGAGACCGAACTGCTCGTTACCGATTCACCGACCGGGTGGGAGGCTGGAGAGACGCTCGTCGTCGCCGGCATGCACCCGGACCGAGACGAAGACGAAGTCGTGACGATAGCTGGTGTCGACGAGTCGCGGATTCGCCTCGAATCACCGCTCGAATTCGACCACGACCCACCCCGTGAGTCGCTCTCGGGTGTCGTCGCCGCGATGGACCGAGCGGTGACGCTCGAATCGGAGTCCACGCGAACGAAGCGCCGCGGGCACGTGATGTTCATGAGCGACGACGTGCACGTCAGTCACGCCGCGTTCTCCGCACTCGGTCGGACCGACAAGTCGCGACCCTTCACCGACCCGACGAACGGCGTCCCTCCCGAAGACGCCGACCCGAACCCACAGGCCCGCTACGCCTGTCACTTCCACCGGACTGGCACCGGTACTGAGAACCCCCCACGAGTCGTCGAAGGGTGCGTCGTCGATGGGAGTCCCGGGTGGGGCTACGTCAACCACGCGAGTTACGTCCGATTCGAGGACAACGTCTCGTTCCGTGTCTTCGGCGCGGGATTCGTCGCCGAGACGGGGGCCGAACGAGGGACGTTCCGTCGAAACCTCGCCCTGCGCTCGCATGGGTCCGGGTCGGTCCCCGACGGCAGGCAGTTCAAAGCCGAGTCGCCGGGGAACATCGACGACTTCGGCCACGGCGGCTATGGATTCTGGTTTCAGGGACCGACTGTCGCCGTCGAAGACAACGTCGCCGCCGGCCACAGACACTACGGATTCGTCTACTGGAATCGCGCGAAACCAGACGCCGAGGTTCCGCCCGACGCACTCGGTAGTCTCGTCGGAACGGTTCCCAACGTCCCCGTCGAAGCGCTCGACGGCCAACCCGAACTCGCTCGCTCTGACCGCGTCGAAGACGGGATGGTTCCGTCGAGTTTCGTCCGCCTCGCGTCGTTCGCCCGCAACACCGTCTTCGCCTCCGGCGGCGGCCTCGATATCTCGCGACACATGTTCACCTTCGCGCACGACCGGGTCGAGGCCTACAGCGTCGTCGAGGACTTCACGGCGTTCAACATCGGGTCGCACGTGAGTCAGTGGGACCGACTCAGGCCTCCGAACGGACGCGGCGCGCAGGGCGGCGAAAATGGCATCTCGATTCGGTACAGCGCCAACGTCGTCGTTCGGAACCCGACCCTTGTCTCGGGTACGGGAGGCCGCCGCGGCGTCGGAATCAACCGCAATCACGCGCCGGCGAACGTCCACGTCGAGAACCCCGACATCGAGGGATGGTTCGTCGGCATTCGCGCACCACCTCGGGGGTCGGCCCCGATTCGCGGCGGCCGACTCGACAACCACGTGGACGTGCACGTCATCGGCGGGACGACGGACCGTCGCTGGTCGAAGAAGCAACAGGTGGACGTCGAGAACGTCGATTTCGTCGACGGCGGCCGTGCCGACATGTTCCTCAGCGCCGAACTCGACGACCACCTCTACGGCCTCTTCACCCCGGAGGGGCACGTCCGGCGCGACGGCGACAAGGTGTACTTCGCCGAGCAAGCGCCGGAGTTCGTTCCGTTCCCGACGAAAGCCGACGTACAGGCCGCAGACCCCGGCGACGACCCGTTCGCAGACCTGAGTGACGTGTCGCCGAAGGCGCTCGTGGGGAAGTCGAACGCCGAGTTGTTCGACGCGTTCGGCCTCGCCGTCGAAGGGGCGGTTCGCCCGCCAGACGCCGTCAGTCTCGCGGGCGTGGAAAACGGGTTCGTCGTCGATGGCGACGACGAGTCGACTGCTCCTTCGCTCGGGCCACTCGAACACGTCCACTCTGCGGATGGGTCGATGTACGAACTCGGGCGTCTCCGGTCCGACGAACCACTCTACGTCTACGACGACGCAACGTTCTTGACCGTCCCCGGGCGGTACGCGGGGCTGCCGTACGTCCGACCGGAACACGACGATGGTGATTCGTCGCGCCAGTCGCACCTGACGCTCACACTCTCGTCACCCGCGACAGTCTACGTCGCCGTCGACACCGACTCGTCTCCCGGATGGCTCTCGGGGTGGAACGACACTGGCGACACTATCGGCACCTCGGACGGAACGCGACGCGTCTACGAACAGACGTTCGACTCGGGAACGGTGCGACTCGGCGGGAACCCGGACTCACACAGGATGTACACGGTGTTCGTTCGAGAACAGTAG
- a CDS encoding DUF1641 domain-containing protein — protein sequence MQEQENTQTTAQQVPEELVAAIENNPEEVAVLIERLGLINDLIDVVELGVGAVDDEMVHSLARTGSTLAEVADEAAEPETVAGIKRLLNAVGDAEEADAKPVGAMGLIRATRDPNVKSGLGYLIALAAALGAQADDEK from the coding sequence ATGCAGGAACAAGAAAACACACAGACGACAGCACAGCAGGTCCCCGAAGAACTCGTGGCGGCCATCGAGAACAACCCCGAAGAAGTCGCCGTGCTCATCGAGCGACTTGGCCTCATCAACGACCTCATCGACGTGGTCGAACTCGGCGTCGGTGCCGTCGACGACGAGATGGTTCACTCCCTCGCGCGGACCGGGAGCACGCTCGCCGAAGTCGCGGACGAAGCGGCCGAACCGGAGACTGTGGCAGGCATCAAACGCCTGCTCAACGCCGTCGGCGACGCGGAAGAAGCAGACGCCAAACCCGTCGGTGCGATGGGTCTCATCCGTGCCACCCGCGACCCGAACGTGAAGTCCGGCCTCGGGTACCTCATCGCGCTGGCCGCAGCGCTCGGCGCGCAAGCAGACGACGAGAAGTAA
- a CDS encoding sensor histidine kinase — protein MSPSPPLATSSLDALPMQLAVLNTDGEILYTNEAWREFGDENDYAGDSSSIGMNYLGVCEVGGGDNGGNAASGIRSVIDGDRDEFSYEYPCHSPGERRWFTMRATRFTDEAETYIQVVHLDITERKLAEIEADEKANRLQNVASILSHDLRNPLAVALGYAQTLIEEGIATDRLGRVVDSLERMDEIVSNALVLARHDSVEQRVTVDLGTQAENAWEHVETGGSSLVVADSATFEADSNLLAHVFENLFRNAIEHGRGDDDPPLTVTVGTLTTDDGRTGFYVEDDGVGIPADERDDVFEDGYSSATEGTGLGLSIVAQAVEAHGWCLELTESESGGARFELTGVELDA, from the coding sequence ATGTCTCCGTCGCCTCCTCTCGCCACGTCCAGTCTGGACGCACTCCCGATGCAACTCGCGGTTCTGAACACGGACGGTGAGATTCTCTACACCAACGAGGCGTGGCGCGAATTCGGCGACGAGAACGACTACGCCGGAGACTCCAGTTCTATCGGAATGAACTACCTCGGCGTCTGTGAGGTTGGTGGGGGTGACAACGGTGGAAACGCCGCCAGTGGGATTCGGTCGGTCATCGACGGTGACCGGGACGAGTTCTCCTACGAATACCCGTGTCACTCGCCCGGCGAGCGCCGGTGGTTCACGATGCGAGCGACCCGGTTCACCGACGAAGCGGAGACGTACATTCAGGTCGTCCACTTGGACATCACCGAGCGAAAACTCGCCGAAATCGAGGCCGACGAGAAAGCGAACAGACTCCAGAACGTCGCCAGCATCCTGTCGCACGACCTGCGCAATCCGCTCGCTGTCGCCCTCGGCTATGCTCAGACGCTCATCGAAGAGGGTATCGCGACGGACCGTCTCGGCCGCGTCGTCGACTCGCTCGAACGGATGGACGAAATCGTCTCGAACGCGCTGGTGCTGGCGAGGCACGATTCTGTCGAACAGCGGGTGACGGTGGACCTCGGCACGCAAGCCGAAAACGCGTGGGAACACGTCGAGACGGGTGGTTCGTCGCTGGTCGTCGCCGACTCCGCGACGTTCGAGGCGGACTCGAATCTCCTCGCCCACGTCTTCGAGAACCTGTTTCGAAATGCAATCGAACACGGACGCGGAGACGACGACCCACCGCTGACCGTGACGGTCGGAACGCTCACCACCGACGACGGCCGGACCGGGTTCTACGTCGAAGACGATGGTGTCGGCATCCCCGCCGACGAACGGGACGACGTGTTCGAGGATGGGTACTCGTCGGCGACCGAAGGAACCGGCCTCGGGCTCTCTATCGTCGCCCAAGCGGTCGAGGCCCACGGGTGGTGTCTCGAACTGACCGAGTCCGAATCGGGTGGCGCACGATTCGAACTCACGGGCGTCGAACTGGACGCGTAG
- a CDS encoding DUF424 domain-containing protein: MLLRERETPEGLLVSVCDADCIGETYTDGGVSLDVTEDFYGGEEAETVDQDAVVESLTRATVANIVGEESVNVAIDAGLVDEETVLEVGGTLHAQLLWLR, encoded by the coding sequence ATGCTCCTGCGTGAACGCGAGACCCCGGAAGGACTGCTCGTCTCGGTCTGTGATGCCGACTGCATCGGCGAGACGTACACCGACGGCGGTGTCTCGCTCGACGTGACCGAGGACTTCTACGGCGGTGAAGAGGCCGAGACAGTCGACCAGGACGCCGTCGTCGAGAGTCTCACTCGCGCTACCGTCGCCAACATCGTCGGCGAAGAGTCGGTGAACGTCGCTATCGACGCTGGCCTCGTCGACGAAGAGACAGTTCTCGAAGTCGGCGGCACGCTCCACGCACAACTCCTCTGGCTTCGGTAA
- the sufS gene encoding bifunctional cysteine desulfurase/selenocysteine lyase SufS yields the protein MQESYPVDVDAIREDFPILQRKVGGDISTPGEHDDDTVPLVYLDNAATSHTPKHVVDAIVDYYYGYNSNVHRGIHSLSQEASVAYENAHDRVAEFIGASGGREEVVFTKNTTEAMNLVAYAWGLNELGPGDSVVLTEMEHHASLVTWQQIAKKTGAEARFIRVTDDGRLDMEHAKELIDDSTKMVSVVHVSNTLGTINPVSELADMAHDVGAYIFVDGAQSVPTRPVDVEAIDADFFAFSGHKMCGPTGIGALYGKRDILEEMDPYLYGGEMIRRVTFEESTWEDLPWKFEAGTPPIAQGIGFAAAVDYLDDIGMENVQAHEELLAEYAYDRLSEFDDIEIYGPPGDDRGGLVAFNLDGVHAHDLSSILNEQGVAIRAGDHCTQPLHDVLGAAASTRASFYIYNTKEEVDKLVEGLEVARDLFA from the coding sequence GTGCAGGAATCGTACCCTGTCGACGTCGACGCCATCCGCGAGGACTTCCCAATCCTCCAGCGGAAGGTCGGCGGCGACATCTCGACGCCCGGCGAACACGACGACGACACCGTCCCCCTCGTCTATCTCGACAACGCGGCCACGAGTCACACCCCGAAGCACGTCGTCGACGCCATCGTCGACTACTACTACGGGTACAACTCGAACGTCCACCGCGGCATCCACAGTCTGAGCCAAGAGGCCTCCGTCGCCTACGAAAACGCCCACGACAGGGTCGCCGAGTTCATCGGTGCCTCCGGCGGCCGCGAGGAAGTCGTCTTCACCAAGAACACCACCGAGGCGATGAACCTCGTCGCCTACGCGTGGGGCCTGAACGAACTCGGCCCCGGCGACTCGGTGGTCCTCACCGAGATGGAACACCACGCCTCGCTGGTCACGTGGCAGCAAATCGCCAAGAAGACCGGTGCCGAGGCCCGGTTCATCCGCGTCACCGACGACGGCCGACTCGACATGGAGCACGCGAAGGAACTCATCGACGACTCCACGAAGATGGTCTCCGTCGTCCACGTCTCGAACACGCTGGGCACCATCAACCCCGTCTCGGAACTCGCCGACATGGCCCACGACGTTGGTGCCTACATCTTCGTCGACGGCGCGCAGTCGGTTCCGACCCGACCGGTCGACGTGGAAGCCATCGACGCCGACTTCTTCGCCTTCTCGGGCCACAAGATGTGCGGCCCGACGGGTATCGGCGCGCTCTACGGCAAGCGCGACATCCTCGAGGAGATGGACCCCTACCTCTACGGCGGCGAGATGATTCGGCGCGTCACCTTCGAGGAGTCGACGTGGGAAGACCTGCCGTGGAAGTTCGAAGCGGGTACCCCCCCTATCGCGCAGGGTATCGGGTTCGCCGCCGCCGTCGACTACCTCGACGACATCGGCATGGAGAACGTGCAGGCCCACGAGGAACTCCTCGCCGAGTACGCCTACGACCGTCTGAGCGAGTTCGACGACATCGAAATCTACGGTCCACCGGGCGACGACCGCGGCGGTCTCGTCGCGTTCAACCTCGACGGCGTCCACGCCCACGACCTCTCTAGCATCCTTAACGAGCAGGGCGTCGCCATCCGCGCCGGCGACCACTGTACGCAACCACTCCACGACGTTCTGGGTGCTGCGGCCTCCACGCGGGCGTCGTTCTACATCTACAACACGAAAGAGGAAGTCGACAAACTGGTCGAGGGACTGGAAGTCGCACGCGACCTGTTCGCTTGA
- a CDS encoding DMT family transporter produces the protein MSRARTLVGFLTLSAVWGSAFLATELALETVPPAFLAAIRFDVAALLLFALTIARGDRFLPAVRSEWRPILAGGVFSIGAHHALLFSGQVYVPGSVASVLLGIIPLATPTLTRLTATRERLSPLKVAGLVLGFLGLVVIANPNPGNLLSSNLVGAVLVFGSAIAFGLGAVLTHDSETGMSLLAVQAWMMLIGAVTLHVTSIALPWESAADAVWVPTTLVATGYLAIVAGAGGFLLYFWLLDRVGPIEVSLLEYVIPLFAALAEWVVLDRVPTLTTVSGFVLIFLGFLLFKRDALRGELQRAVDRRQRRRPADD, from the coding sequence ATGAGTCGGGCCCGCACACTCGTCGGCTTTCTCACCCTCTCTGCCGTCTGGGGCAGTGCCTTCCTCGCGACAGAACTCGCCCTCGAAACGGTCCCGCCGGCGTTCCTCGCCGCCATTCGGTTCGACGTCGCGGCGTTACTCCTGTTCGCACTCACTATCGCCCGCGGCGACCGATTCCTACCAGCAGTACGAAGCGAGTGGCGACCGATTCTCGCCGGCGGCGTGTTCAGCATCGGCGCCCACCACGCGCTCTTGTTCTCGGGGCAGGTGTACGTTCCCGGGTCCGTCGCCTCTGTCCTCCTCGGCATCATCCCACTGGCGACGCCGACACTGACCCGTCTGACCGCCACGCGAGAGCGACTCTCGCCTCTCAAGGTGGCCGGTCTGGTCCTCGGCTTCCTCGGCCTCGTCGTCATCGCCAATCCGAACCCCGGGAACCTCCTGTCGTCGAACCTCGTCGGTGCGGTACTGGTGTTCGGTTCGGCCATCGCGTTCGGTCTCGGGGCCGTCCTCACGCACGACAGCGAGACGGGCATGTCGCTCCTCGCGGTGCAGGCGTGGATGATGCTCATCGGGGCAGTGACGCTCCACGTAACGAGCATCGCGCTCCCGTGGGAGTCTGCCGCCGACGCGGTGTGGGTACCGACGACGCTCGTCGCAACCGGCTACCTCGCCATCGTCGCCGGCGCGGGCGGGTTCCTGCTCTACTTCTGGCTTCTCGACCGAGTCGGACCCATCGAGGTCAGCCTCTTGGAGTACGTGATTCCGCTGTTCGCCGCCCTCGCGGAGTGGGTCGTCCTCGACCGCGTCCCGACGCTGACGACGGTTTCCGGGTTCGTCCTCATCTTCCTCGGCTTCCTCCTGTTCAAGCGTGATGCCCTTCGCGGCGAACTTCAGCGGGCAGTCGACCGGCGACAGCGACGTAGACCGGCCGACGACTGA